The Hemicordylus capensis ecotype Gifberg chromosome 6, rHemCap1.1.pri, whole genome shotgun sequence genome window below encodes:
- the HAUS4 gene encoding HAUS augmin-like complex subunit 4 has product MAAAPGVVIAELLLLQQQPGCERCLPPCSLTDEDLATRPGLAHLLVDLTKHMDSSGLSLHWAPQAEEARKQLQLCRTNWLKWEALHRLLQEALRDLGTGLAPQHRKFLEVLEQQLLVAELRRMLDLGPSPQGTRSSLLGLVPSDLLELLPPNQELEEVRKRLPAELEKRLKPKCLAVLSYYRPESDGAGEAARMAMLGTLAESLAAEKQRLQEARARHQELVGMLEQQKAAYPQVLLRCLALLKRLAREHRLGAQSELDHLNTQYLEIKCSAMFLKIRLEELSILLESYTPEKINAHRMIQDSLKAALCQEEQDLAISQKILSNYETLGSEFEELVKEYARLKAIIENRRWVLTEFNKD; this is encoded by the exons ATGGCAGCTGCTCCGGGGGTTGTCATtgcggagctgctgctgctgcagcaacagccAG GTTGCGAgcgctgcctccctccctgctcgctCACGGATGAGGACTTGGCCACCCGCCCTGGCTTGGCTCACCTCCTTGTGGACCTGACGAAACACATGGACTCTAGTGGGCTCAGTCTCCACTGGGCACCACAGGCGGAGGAG GCAAGGAAGCAATTGCAGCTCTGCCGAACAAACTGGCTGAAGTGGGAGGCGCTCCACCGGCTTCTGCAGGAGGCACTAAGGGACCTGGGGACTGGGCTAGCCCCTCAGCACAGAAAA TTCCTGGAAGTCCTGGAGCAACAGCTTCTAGTAGCTGAGCTGAGACGAATGCTTGATCTTGGTCCTTCCCCTCAAGGCACTCGGTCATCTCTTTTGGGTTTGGTGCCCTCTGACCTACTAGAGCTTCTTCCCCCGAATCAA GAGCTGGAGGAAGTGAGAAAGCGGCTCCCTGCTGAGCTGGAGAAGCGTCTTAAGCCCAAATGCTTGGCTGTGCTAAGTTACTACCGTCCTGAGAGTG ATGGTGCTGGGGAGGCTGCACGGATGGCCATGTTGGGGACCCTGGCAGAAAGTCTGGCTGCAGAGAAGCAGCGTTTGCAGGAGGCCCGTGCCCGGCACCAAGAACTTGTAGGGATGCTGGAGCAGCAGAAAGCTGCCTATCCTCAG GTTCTGTTACGCTGCCTAGCCCTACTGAAACGCTTGGCCCGTGAGCATCGCCTTGGGGCCCAGTCTGAACTAGACCACCTCAACACCCAATATCTGGAGATAAAGTGCAGCGCCATGTTCCTCAAAATACG ACTTGAGGAACTGAGCATCCTCTTGGAAAGCTACACACCTGAGAAAATCAACGCGCATCGGATGATTCA ggacAGCCTGAAGGCAGCTTTATGTCAGGAAGAGCAAGACCTAGCCATTTCCCAAAAGATCCTCTCCAATTATGAGACGTTGGGCTCTGAATTTGAAGAGCTGGTGAAGGAGTATGCCCGGCTCAAAGCCATAATTGAGAACAGGCGTTGGGTGCTGACGGAATTTAACAAAGACTGA